In Bacillus sp. FJAT-52991, a single window of DNA contains:
- a CDS encoding helix-turn-helix transcriptional regulator: MKTNEAVIRKMKAWLKEQGHSYQWLAHELGVSKSLVGHMLSGERTLLPKRIEEFARVMNVSVTELVKNEVAQSGPLTYQLRGKLSNRRSKRELDTLLFAIEDYVGLKEQVRE; the protein is encoded by the coding sequence ATGAAAACAAATGAAGCAGTGATCCGCAAAATGAAGGCTTGGCTAAAAGAGCAAGGTCATTCTTATCAATGGCTGGCGCATGAGCTTGGGGTCAGTAAATCCTTAGTTGGTCATATGTTATCAGGCGAACGAACATTGTTGCCGAAACGAATAGAAGAATTTGCCCGAGTGATGAATGTATCTGTCACAGAGTTAGTGAAGAATGAAGTGGCTCAATCGGGCCCGCTCACTTATCAACTGCGAGGTAAATTGTCGAATCGCCGTTCAAAGCGGGAGTTAGATACCTTGTTATTTGCGATTGAAGATTATGTAGGTCTCAAAGAGCAGGTGAGAGAATGA